In Bacillus sp. Marseille-Q1617, a genomic segment contains:
- a CDS encoding DUF4230 domain-containing protein, translating into MSTQYEKIRQMEGILEELKANEREISATAAIDYRSRSNRNSWKLMTSVLSFWKNRLLLILLLIILVAGGTAIGMYAWLGGSTFTEERGSFVERIQEMSSLATAQGFVKAVIEQEDNQLFGKDISADIPGTKRKLLMVVPGTVLAGVDLQQIDKNDIVVDEEKKEIQLTLPQAEILQEPSIDTENIKTFSVEGVFRSDVDWNEGFALADVAKDLISQEAVEQGLLEAAEKNAEKSLKGIFEQLGYKVTITYEK; encoded by the coding sequence TTGAGTACACAATATGAAAAGATCAGGCAAATGGAAGGGATTTTGGAAGAGTTAAAAGCGAATGAGAGAGAAATAAGCGCCACGGCCGCTATTGATTATAGAAGTAGAAGCAACAGGAATTCATGGAAGCTGATGACCTCGGTTCTTTCCTTTTGGAAGAATCGGCTGCTGCTCATTCTGCTTTTGATCATATTAGTGGCAGGCGGGACCGCCATCGGGATGTACGCATGGCTGGGTGGTTCCACTTTTACAGAAGAAAGAGGGTCGTTTGTTGAACGCATTCAGGAAATGAGTTCGCTGGCGACGGCTCAAGGGTTCGTGAAAGCGGTCATTGAGCAGGAGGATAATCAGTTATTTGGAAAAGATATCAGTGCCGACATCCCGGGCACGAAGCGGAAGCTTTTGATGGTGGTACCGGGGACGGTGCTCGCAGGCGTGGATTTACAGCAGATTGATAAAAACGATATAGTGGTAGATGAAGAGAAGAAAGAGATTCAACTGACGCTCCCGCAGGCGGAGATCCTTCAGGAGCCATCCATTGATACTGAAAATATTAAAACTTTTTCAGTGGAAGGGGTTTTCAGAAGTGACGTCGATTGGAATGAAGGCTTCGCCCTTGCCGATGTGGCGAAGGATTTGATCAGTCAGGAAGCGGTCGAGCAAGGTCTGCTGGAGGCTGCTGAGAAGAATGCCGAAAAGTCATTAAAGGGCATCTTTGAACAATTAGGCTATAAAGTGACCATCACGTACGAGAAGTAG
- a CDS encoding uracil-DNA glycosylase, with protein sequence MSSAIFNNDWSEVLEEELQKDYYLKLREWLKGEYQSSPTYPSMYDIFNAFHYTPYQDVKVVLLGQDPYHGPNQAEGLSFSVKKGIKLPPSLRNMYKELHEDIGCEIPQHGSLVKWAEQGVLLLNTVLTVQEGKAHSHRGKGWEEFTDRVIRLLNDREKPMVFLLWGKPAQSKRALIDESRHKILAAPHPSPLSAHRGFFGSRPYSKANQFLKEQGLEEIDWCIE encoded by the coding sequence TTGTCTTCTGCTATTTTTAATAATGATTGGTCTGAGGTGCTGGAGGAAGAACTTCAGAAAGACTATTATCTGAAATTAAGAGAATGGTTAAAGGGTGAATATCAATCGTCGCCCACGTATCCGTCCATGTACGATATCTTCAATGCATTTCACTATACACCCTATCAGGATGTGAAAGTAGTTTTGCTGGGGCAGGACCCTTATCACGGACCGAATCAGGCGGAGGGGCTCAGCTTTTCAGTAAAAAAAGGCATCAAGCTGCCTCCGTCCTTACGCAACATGTATAAGGAGCTCCATGAGGATATCGGATGTGAGATCCCGCAGCACGGCTCGCTCGTAAAATGGGCTGAACAGGGTGTCCTGCTGTTGAATACCGTTTTGACGGTGCAGGAAGGAAAAGCTCACTCACACCGCGGCAAAGGGTGGGAGGAGTTTACCGACAGGGTGATTAGGCTGCTGAATGACCGCGAAAAGCCGATGGTGTTCCTTTTATGGGGGAAGCCGGCCCAGAGCAAGCGTGCCCTGATCGATGAATCCAGGCACAAAATCCTTGCTGCCCCTCACCCGAGCCCGCTGTCTGCCCACCGTGGTTTCTTCGGGAGCAGGCCCTACTCGAAGGCGAATCAATTTTTAAAAGAGCAAGGGTTGGAGGAAATCGATTGGTGCATTGAATAA
- a CDS encoding uracil-DNA glycosylase yields the protein MKKEKRINCFHCRYFYTTWEPAHPRGCKGYGFKTKAMPSMVVLQSSGSPCLKFAPKSK from the coding sequence ATGAAAAAAGAAAAGCGGATCAACTGCTTTCACTGCCGTTATTTTTATACTACATGGGAACCTGCCCATCCAAGGGGCTGCAAAGGGTACGGCTTCAAGACGAAAGCGATGCCGTCCATGGTCGTCCTCCAGTCATCGGGAAGTCCGTGTTTGAAGTTTGCGCCTAAATCAAAATAA
- a CDS encoding YwdI family protein, with product MNIPHQSVMKRMEQELAKAKSAEKSQQIREHINSIKVLCEVLLEENNQGGSFTAPLQPQQTVPFISQQQQQPVQRPVQVQKEEPLETDDGANGDSLFDF from the coding sequence ATGAATATTCCTCATCAAAGCGTCATGAAACGAATGGAACAAGAATTGGCTAAAGCGAAATCTGCCGAGAAATCCCAGCAGATTCGAGAGCATATAAATTCGATTAAAGTGTTATGTGAAGTCCTGCTTGAAGAAAACAACCAAGGGGGGAGCTTCACTGCGCCCCTTCAACCGCAGCAGACAGTCCCATTCATTTCGCAGCAGCAACAACAGCCTGTCCAGAGACCGGTTCAGGTCCAGAAAGAAGAACCGCTGGAAACGGACGACGGGGCAAACGGGGATTCATTATTTGATTTTTGA
- a CDS encoding DUF423 domain-containing protein gives MKTFIIIGALSAFLSVGLGAFGAHALEGKIEKKYIDTWNTGVLYQMFHAIGIIIIGVLMGTVSPTSLLSWSGWLMLIGTILFSGSLYVLSISGIKILGAITPFGGVSFLAGWILLVIFAAKTM, from the coding sequence ATGAAAACATTCATTATCATCGGAGCGCTTAGTGCGTTTTTGTCAGTGGGCCTGGGGGCGTTCGGTGCCCATGCACTTGAAGGCAAGATCGAGAAGAAATACATAGACACCTGGAATACAGGGGTCCTTTATCAAATGTTCCATGCGATCGGGATCATCATCATCGGTGTCTTGATGGGGACGGTTTCCCCGACGTCACTGCTGTCCTGGTCGGGCTGGCTGATGCTGATCGGGACGATTCTTTTCTCAGGAAGTCTGTACGTCCTGAGCATATCGGGCATCAAGATCCTCGGAGCGATCACACCGTTCGGAGGCGTGAGCTTCCTTGCCGGGTGGATCCTTCTCGTGATTTTTGCTGCAAAGACGATGTAA
- the gerQ gene encoding spore coat protein GerQ, whose amino-acid sequence MPQQGQVQGAQQGQGQYMQPPAQQNAPGPSQNIPGMLPVEESYIENILRLNKGKVATVYTTFENNTQWNAKVFKGVIEAAGRDHLILSDPQTGMRYLIPMIYLDYITFDEEIEYEYPFNGTGLTSYSPR is encoded by the coding sequence ATGCCGCAGCAAGGGCAGGTTCAGGGGGCCCAGCAAGGACAGGGGCAATATATGCAGCCGCCTGCACAGCAAAATGCCCCGGGACCGTCGCAGAACATTCCCGGCATGCTCCCTGTCGAAGAATCTTATATCGAGAACATCCTGCGCCTGAATAAAGGAAAAGTGGCGACTGTTTATACGACGTTTGAAAACAACACACAATGGAATGCGAAAGTATTCAAGGGCGTCATAGAAGCGGCCGGCCGCGATCATCTTATTTTAAGCGATCCCCAAACCGGAATGCGCTATCTGATACCGATGATTTACTTGGATTACATCACCTTCGACGAAGAAATCGAATACGAATATCCGTTCAACGGGACCGGATTGACAAGTTATTCCCCGCGGTAA
- a CDS encoding cell wall hydrolase produces MAVVPFNEKEVKLLARLMRAEAEGDGQLGMLMVGNTGINRVRVRCLDFKDINSIQRMVFQKPGGFEATQKGYFYQRAREKDINLARRTIRGERFHPASNSLWFFRPEGDCPAKWFNQSNSGRFKAHCFFIPTRQDCPKAY; encoded by the coding sequence ATGGCTGTTGTACCTTTTAACGAGAAGGAAGTGAAACTCCTCGCTCGATTGATGAGGGCCGAAGCCGAGGGTGATGGTCAGCTTGGGATGCTGATGGTTGGAAACACGGGGATCAACCGTGTAAGGGTGCGATGTCTGGACTTCAAGGATATCAATTCGATACAACGGATGGTGTTTCAAAAACCGGGCGGATTCGAAGCCACACAAAAGGGTTATTTCTATCAGCGGGCAAGGGAGAAAGACATCAATCTTGCCAGAAGAACAATAAGAGGCGAAAGATTTCACCCTGCGTCAAATTCGTTATGGTTCTTCCGGCCGGAAGGAGACTGTCCCGCCAAATGGTTCAATCAATCCAACTCCGGCCGCTTCAAGGCACATTGTTTCTTCATTCCAACCAGGCAAGATTGTCCAAAGGCCTATTAA